A single window of Flavobacterium aestivum DNA harbors:
- a CDS encoding helix-turn-helix domain-containing protein, whose translation MNVDLITKDDLEKFKKELLEEIRRYQQYPKKQGQETRVWLKSYEVRKLLSISAGTLQNLRINGTLPYNKIGGLMYYRYHDIQKLMDGDNNVK comes from the coding sequence ATGAATGTGGATCTTATAACTAAGGATGACCTAGAAAAATTTAAAAAAGAACTGTTAGAAGAAATTCGTAGATATCAACAGTATCCTAAAAAACAAGGCCAGGAAACACGAGTATGGCTCAAAAGTTATGAGGTTCGTAAACTTCTAAGCATTTCAGCTGGAACCTTACAGAATCTTAGAATAAATGGGACTCTTCCCTATAATAAAATTGGCGGGCTTATGTATTATCGCTATCATGATATTCAAAAACTGATGGATGGAGATAACAATGTTAAGTGA
- a CDS encoding tyrosine-type recombinase/integrase: MKKTIKTPAFINLHNDYDQFIKVRNYKTGNTKMYQNVVAEFLIWLEEAGITKIKEVTSTETITYFEYLIHRPKQRGAGTLADKTIKFHLFALGLFVLHLLETKAIDKEFYIPNHGTADQKPRNILTVEEIKTVFQHCQNEQEKALLSVAYGCGLRREEIEALDVRDIQLSSGMLIVREGKYSKRREVPMSDKVIEDLKKYIIEERYQLLEGKKKLEEALFINSKGKRMSGELLGDTLKNMVEQTQQFDLIQKEITLHCLRHSIAYHLAENNAGIEFIKGFLGHAQINTTYLYAIKNKKRKPVTTF, encoded by the coding sequence ATGAAAAAAACAATAAAAACACCAGCATTTATCAACCTTCACAATGATTATGACCAATTTATCAAAGTAAGAAACTACAAAACTGGAAATACCAAAATGTATCAGAACGTAGTAGCTGAATTTTTAATCTGGCTGGAAGAAGCTGGTATCACAAAAATAAAAGAGGTTACCAGTACAGAAACAATAACCTATTTTGAGTATTTGATACATAGACCCAAACAACGGGGTGCAGGGACATTAGCGGATAAAACCATCAAGTTCCACCTATTCGCCTTGGGATTGTTTGTACTGCATTTACTGGAAACTAAAGCCATTGATAAAGAATTTTATATTCCAAATCACGGCACCGCAGACCAGAAACCAAGAAACATTTTAACGGTGGAAGAAATCAAAACAGTATTTCAACATTGCCAAAATGAACAGGAAAAAGCGTTGTTGTCGGTGGCTTATGGTTGCGGTTTAAGGCGTGAAGAAATTGAAGCTTTGGACGTAAGAGATATTCAACTCAGTTCAGGGATGCTCATTGTAAGAGAAGGAAAATACAGTAAAAGGCGTGAAGTTCCCATGAGTGATAAAGTTATCGAAGATTTGAAAAAATATATAATTGAAGAACGGTATCAGTTGTTAGAGGGTAAGAAAAAACTCGAAGAAGCACTTTTTATCAATTCAAAAGGAAAACGAATGAGCGGTGAATTATTGGGAGACACATTAAAAAACATGGTGGAGCAAACCCAGCAATTTGACTTAATTCAGAAGGAAATAACGCTTCATTGCCTACGACATAGTATTGCGTACCACTTAGCCGAAAACAATGCAGGAATTGAGTTTATAAAAGGTTTTCTGGGTCATGCCCAAATCAATACCACCTACTTATATGCCATCAAAAACAAAAAAAGAAAACCAGTAACAACATTTTAA
- a CDS encoding tyrosine-type recombinase/integrase, with protein MALKGQKTTSDFLEWDKMQSIVLKLERDNDLKFALLIATGSYIGLRISDLLQLRWHQVLNQDYFTIIEKKTKKNRKVTINPELQIILNRLFIQLEASENDLMFVNRFGDKPFSIQYVNSKLKDIFTKYKVRGQYSSHFMRKTLGRRIWEVNRYSDQALLLLSQLFNHASVSTTKIYLGIREQEISNLYLSV; from the coding sequence ATGGCTTTAAAGGGACAAAAAACAACGAGTGATTTTTTAGAATGGGACAAAATGCAGAGCATCGTTTTGAAACTGGAAAGAGATAATGATTTAAAATTTGCGCTACTTATCGCTACTGGTAGTTACATCGGACTGAGAATTTCAGACCTACTTCAATTAAGATGGCATCAGGTATTAAATCAGGATTACTTCACCATTATCGAGAAAAAGACCAAAAAGAATCGCAAAGTGACCATCAACCCAGAACTGCAAATAATTCTAAACCGTTTGTTTATCCAGTTGGAAGCCAGTGAAAATGATTTAATGTTTGTCAATCGATTTGGAGACAAGCCGTTCAGCATCCAGTACGTAAACAGCAAACTCAAAGATATATTTACCAAATACAAGGTAAGAGGTCAGTATTCCAGCCATTTTATGAGAAAAACACTGGGCAGACGTATTTGGGAAGTGAATAGGTACTCTGACCAAGCATTGCTATTGTTGTCCCAATTGTTTAACCATGCCAGCGTTAGCACTACTAAAATTTACTTGGGAATCCGTGAACAGGAAATTTCTAACCTATACCTGAGTGTGTAG
- a CDS encoding Imm26 family immunity protein has product MNKRQKITVGSILEINIDDKYYAYAQILDKGGYAFFDYKSEKHLIDLSILQEKPILFIVGVYEDVVKKGHWLKVGKLDIRQELEIQPMQFIQDAQHPDRFEFYNPNTGDITPTTKDKVKGLERAAVWDANHVEDRIRSHYEGTTSIWLKEDLELFKE; this is encoded by the coding sequence ATGAATAAAAGACAAAAAATAACGGTAGGTTCAATACTTGAAATAAACATTGATGATAAATATTACGCTTATGCACAAATTTTAGATAAAGGAGGTTATGCTTTTTTTGATTATAAAAGTGAAAAACACTTGATCGACTTATCTATACTACAGGAAAAGCCTATTTTATTTATAGTTGGTGTATATGAAGATGTTGTCAAAAAAGGACATTGGTTAAAAGTAGGTAAACTTGATATAAGACAAGAACTAGAAATCCAACCGATGCAATTTATCCAAGACGCTCAACATCCTGATAGATTTGAGTTTTATAATCCAAATACTGGGGATATTACACCTACAACAAAAGATAAAGTTAAAGGATTAGAAAGAGCAGCTGTATGGGATGCCAATCATGTTGAGGATAGGATTAGATCTCATTATGAAGGGACAACAAGTATTTGGTTGAAAGAAGATTTAGAATTATTTAAAGAATAA
- a CDS encoding site-specific integrase: MTTRNSTFGVLFYLKVQKVSAQGKMPICARITVNGKRTEISIKRSVTAAEWDIKKGMPRGSRKEITELNMFLNQFKAKIINIYQQMLLSDVAIDGPAIRDRMLGKGKLAPTLLSLIEHHNEQQGIKLASGTMKNYYTTQRYIRKFLMEKYYRTDIVLSELNYRFILDFESYLLNYVPKDHQKPLNNNGIMKHIERLRKMINMAVKLDWLSKDPFSSFKKHFDKVERECLTSKELLGLENKKFSIERLRQVRDMFLFSCYTGLAYIDLTELAPNNIIIGIDGGLWISTSRTKTDTSVRVPLLPQAIELIEKYRDDPRSQNNGTVFPVISNQRMNGYLKEIADICGITKTLTFHIARHTFATTVTLSNGVPIESVSKMLGHTSIRTTQIYAKVIEHKLSEDMQNLKERMSADVTDN, encoded by the coding sequence ATGACAACAAGGAACAGCACATTCGGGGTACTATTTTATCTTAAAGTACAAAAGGTTTCGGCACAAGGCAAGATGCCGATATGCGCAAGAATAACAGTAAATGGCAAACGTACAGAAATCTCAATAAAGCGCTCAGTAACTGCTGCGGAATGGGATATAAAAAAAGGAATGCCAAGGGGAAGTCGAAAGGAAATAACAGAACTTAACATGTTTCTTAACCAATTCAAGGCAAAGATTATTAATATCTACCAACAGATGTTGCTCTCAGATGTTGCAATAGATGGTCCTGCAATCCGTGACAGGATGCTTGGTAAAGGAAAATTGGCTCCTACACTGTTATCCCTTATAGAACATCATAATGAGCAGCAAGGAATTAAATTGGCATCGGGCACAATGAAAAACTATTATACAACTCAACGCTATATAAGAAAATTCCTCATGGAGAAATACTATAGGACCGATATTGTTCTTTCAGAACTAAATTATCGATTCATCTTGGACTTCGAAAGCTACTTATTAAATTATGTACCGAAGGACCATCAAAAGCCCCTAAACAACAATGGAATCATGAAACACATAGAAAGACTCCGTAAGATGATAAACATGGCTGTAAAATTGGATTGGCTATCCAAAGATCCGTTCTCAAGCTTCAAAAAGCATTTTGACAAAGTGGAGCGAGAATGCCTTACCAGTAAAGAACTCCTAGGGTTAGAAAATAAAAAGTTTAGTATTGAACGTCTGAGGCAGGTAAGAGATATGTTTCTATTCAGTTGTTATACAGGACTAGCATATATTGATCTTACTGAATTAGCACCAAATAACATTATTATTGGTATTGATGGAGGGTTATGGATATCCACAAGTAGAACAAAGACAGATACAAGTGTACGTGTACCACTGTTACCACAAGCAATAGAATTAATAGAGAAATATAGAGATGATCCAAGGTCACAAAATAACGGCACAGTGTTTCCTGTAATTTCAAACCAACGAATGAACGGCTATCTAAAAGAAATCGCAGACATTTGTGGGATAACAAAGACACTAACATTTCATATCGCACGCCATACTTTTGCAACTACTGTTACACTTAGTAATGGAGTACCAATAGAAAGTGTATCAAAAATGCTCGGCCATACAAGTATTCGTACAACTCAAATTTATGCAAAGGTAATAGAGCATAAGCTAAGTGAAGACATGCAAAATCTCAAAGAGAGGATGTCTGCGGATGTGACAGACAATTAA
- a CDS encoding AHH domain-containing protein, with amino-acid sequence MCIDPLAEKYPYNSTYAFQENKMGMGRELEGLELVPWGLLGTTEIIRVGTDITGKTSEVAGKTEIHHLIPRAAKGNDVVKQGIEEGFKFEGAENKMPLEKFSKSTGNGRHGNHPSYNKGVLDKLGEFGKTAEGSKTTEGSKTALEFLRNLTQELKETIKNNPDKKINDVLKSETSPTVIDNTAIKKPELPKPVPKPKPDPNQIMI; translated from the coding sequence ATGTGTATAGACCCATTAGCTGAAAAATATCCCTATAATTCAACTTACGCATTCCAAGAAAATAAAATGGGAATGGGTAGAGAGTTAGAAGGTTTAGAACTCGTTCCATGGGGATTATTAGGGACTACTGAAATTATTAGAGTAGGAACAGATATTACAGGTAAAACATCAGAGGTTGCAGGTAAGACTGAAATTCATCATTTAATTCCAAGAGCTGCCAAAGGAAATGATGTTGTCAAGCAAGGAATTGAAGAAGGATTTAAGTTTGAGGGTGCAGAAAATAAAATGCCTTTAGAAAAATTCAGTAAATCAACAGGTAATGGTAGACATGGAAATCATCCTAGTTATAATAAAGGTGTACTTGATAAACTTGGTGAATTCGGTAAAACTGCTGAAGGTTCAAAAACAACAGAAGGCTCAAAAACAGCTTTGGAATTTTTAAGAAATTTAACTCAGGAATTAAAAGAGACAATTAAAAACAATCCTGACAAAAAAATAAATGACGTTTTAAAAAGTGAAACAAGTCCAACAGTAATTGATAATACTGCGATTAAAAAGCCTGAGCTTCCAAAACCTGTTCCAAAGCCAAAACCTGACCCTAACCAAATTATGATATAA
- a CDS encoding tyrosine-type recombinase/integrase produces the protein MTKVSLEIYLKQYQTTQTAESYLYTINHFLKTNPKAKRYKFQDIVRYMDEVGHKQKNIQYRIRILSAIKKYYEYLVMVGLRSDHPCKRLNIKNNNNQKIQVQDLFTSEELQLILKRENRYQYIDTRNSVLLSLLIYQGLTSEELTALKIKDVDLDAGTIYIKASTNQNSRTLELLNKQMIVLFNYINEIRPKLLRCTTDKLLLNKLGKPISVDGIHSITEQLRPLFPDRNLNPRTIRMSVICNWLNEKKLPLETVQELAGHKWPGTTEKYIKVDSLHQRELINKYFPI, from the coding sequence ATGACAAAAGTATCATTAGAAATATATCTCAAACAATACCAAACCACCCAGACTGCTGAAAGTTATCTGTACACCATCAACCACTTTTTGAAAACCAATCCCAAAGCCAAAAGATACAAGTTTCAGGACATAGTGCGGTATATGGATGAAGTGGGTCACAAACAAAAAAACATCCAGTACAGAATTAGAATTTTATCCGCAATCAAAAAATATTATGAATATCTGGTGATGGTGGGACTACGTTCAGACCATCCGTGCAAACGGCTAAATATCAAAAACAACAACAATCAAAAAATACAGGTTCAGGACTTATTTACCAGTGAAGAACTGCAATTGATTTTGAAAAGAGAAAACCGTTATCAATACATAGATACCAGAAACAGCGTACTATTATCATTACTGATTTATCAGGGATTAACCAGTGAGGAACTAACAGCGTTAAAAATCAAAGATGTTGATTTAGATGCAGGTACTATTTATATCAAAGCATCAACGAACCAGAACAGCAGAACCTTGGAATTACTAAATAAACAGATGATAGTTTTATTCAATTATATCAATGAAATACGACCTAAATTACTACGATGCACAACGGATAAACTGCTGTTAAATAAATTAGGGAAACCCATTTCAGTAGATGGTATCCATTCGATTACAGAGCAGTTAAGACCATTGTTCCCAGATAGAAATCTTAATCCCAGAACCATCCGCATGAGTGTTATTTGTAACTGGCTCAATGAAAAGAAACTGCCACTGGAAACAGTTCAGGAGCTTGCTGGTCATAAGTGGCCTGGTACGACTGAGAAATATATCAAGGTGGATAGTCTGCATCAAAGGGAATTGATAAATAAATATTTTCCGATTTAA